The Mycolicibacterium hassiacum DSM 44199 genome includes a window with the following:
- a CDS encoding alpha/beta fold hydrolase produces the protein MPIGADLIDVDTPAVRLRVLSWGPADAPIALCLHGFPDTACGWRRLAPLLVAAGWRVVAPFSRGYAPSSPASDDSYHIGALMDDALRVLDAVGPTGRDVLIGHDWGAIAGAGLAALPDSPFARAVIMSVPPAASITPLLALPGKGRLLATLPAQLLRSWYIFYFQLPWLPERSRRLVPLLWRRWSPGYDAEEDLRYVEAAIGAPERWRAALSYYRTTVRSPNRAPARYADRHRYWLSAPRVPTLYLHGTDDGCASARYADWVRRILPDGSAVRIVEHAGHFLQLDQPEVVARHIVDFIGAARP, from the coding sequence ATGCCCATCGGCGCCGACCTCATCGACGTCGACACCCCCGCCGTTCGGCTGCGGGTGCTGTCCTGGGGGCCGGCGGATGCGCCGATCGCGTTGTGCCTGCACGGGTTTCCCGACACCGCCTGCGGTTGGCGCCGGCTCGCGCCGCTGTTGGTGGCCGCCGGGTGGCGGGTGGTCGCGCCGTTCTCGCGCGGCTATGCGCCGTCGTCGCCGGCGAGCGACGACAGCTACCACATCGGCGCGCTGATGGACGACGCGCTGCGGGTGCTCGACGCGGTCGGGCCGACGGGGCGCGACGTGCTCATCGGCCACGACTGGGGTGCGATCGCCGGAGCCGGGCTGGCCGCGCTGCCCGACAGCCCCTTCGCCAGGGCGGTCATCATGTCGGTGCCGCCCGCGGCTTCGATCACGCCGCTGCTCGCGCTGCCCGGCAAGGGCCGACTATTGGCGACGTTGCCGGCGCAACTGCTGCGCAGCTGGTACATCTTCTATTTCCAGCTGCCGTGGCTGCCCGAGCGGTCTCGCCGCCTGGTACCCCTGCTGTGGCGGCGCTGGTCGCCGGGCTACGACGCCGAGGAGGATCTCCGATACGTCGAGGCGGCGATCGGCGCACCCGAGCGGTGGCGTGCCGCGCTGAGCTACTACCGGACCACGGTGCGGAGCCCGAACCGGGCGCCCGCCCGCTACGCCGACCGGCACCGGTACTGGCTGTCCGCGCCGCGCGTCCCCACCCTGTATCTGCACGGCACCGACGACGGCTGCGCCTCGGCCCGCTACGCGGACTGGGTGCGGCGAATCCTGCCGGACGGCAGCGCGGTGCGGATCGTCGAGCACGCGGGCCACTTTCTGCAGCTCGACCAGCCGGAGGTGGTCGCGCGCCACATCGTCGACTTCATCGGCGCGGCACGGCCATGA
- a CDS encoding tetratricopeptide repeat protein, with amino-acid sequence MADDEDLTAEKATESGGDGEAADDAESASTPTEVTDSPASPQTPAESEDSGSGSAAGSEGEKDTAPTAETDAAKRGVSHVVLVAILGVVLVLGLGGLTGWLGYQAYQAKKAEEQRNLFVSVARQGAVNLTTINHETAEQDVQRILESATGTFYDDFQARSQPFVQVVKQAQAKSEGSVTEAALESEDGNAGQVLVAVTVKTSNAGAPEQQPRYWRMRLTVEKIGDEAKVSNVEFVP; translated from the coding sequence ATGGCAGACGACGAAGACCTCACCGCGGAGAAGGCGACCGAGTCTGGTGGTGATGGCGAGGCGGCGGACGATGCCGAGTCGGCGTCGACGCCGACGGAGGTGACCGACTCGCCGGCGTCACCGCAGACTCCCGCCGAATCCGAAGACTCCGGCAGTGGGTCCGCCGCCGGGTCCGAGGGCGAGAAGGACACCGCGCCGACCGCCGAGACCGACGCCGCCAAGCGCGGTGTCTCGCACGTCGTGCTGGTCGCGATCCTGGGCGTGGTGCTGGTGCTCGGGCTCGGCGGGTTGACCGGCTGGCTGGGTTATCAGGCGTATCAGGCGAAGAAGGCCGAGGAGCAGCGCAACCTGTTCGTCTCGGTGGCCCGTCAGGGCGCGGTCAACCTGACCACCATCAACCACGAGACCGCCGAGCAGGACGTCCAGCGGATCCTCGAATCGGCGACCGGAACCTTCTACGACGACTTCCAGGCGCGTTCGCAGCCGTTCGTTCAGGTGGTCAAGCAGGCCCAGGCGAAGTCGGAGGGCTCGGTCACCGAGGCCGCACTGGAGTCCGAGGACGGCAACGCCGGCCAGGTGCTGGTCGCCGTGACGGTCAAGACCAGCAACGCCGGCGCCCCCGAACAGCAGCCGCGCTACTGGCGGATGCGGCTGACCGTCGAGAAGATCGGTGACGAAGCGAAGGTCTCGAACGTGGAGTTCGTGCCGTGA
- a CDS encoding Zn-ribbon domain-containing OB-fold protein translates to MSSAYARPQVRLAPSPTAESRAFWTGGQHGRLLIQRCRSCGHFFHPPAPSCWRCRGTDVGPEPVSGTGAVAAYTINRQPWIPGFEPPYIVAMVELDDEPDVRLVTNVVDVSLDDIRVGLPVEVFFEEWGDGEERVWLPLFRPRTSTPAG, encoded by the coding sequence ATGAGCAGCGCTTATGCCCGCCCTCAGGTCCGGCTGGCGCCGAGTCCGACGGCCGAGTCCCGAGCGTTCTGGACCGGTGGACAGCACGGTCGGCTGCTGATCCAGCGCTGCCGGTCCTGCGGTCACTTCTTTCATCCGCCGGCGCCGAGCTGCTGGCGGTGTCGCGGCACCGACGTCGGCCCCGAGCCGGTGTCGGGCACCGGGGCGGTGGCCGCCTACACCATCAACCGCCAGCCGTGGATTCCCGGGTTCGAGCCGCCGTACATCGTGGCGATGGTCGAGCTCGATGACGAACCCGATGTCCGGTTGGTCACCAATGTCGTCGACGTGTCGCTCGACGACATCCGGGTGGGACTGCCGGTCGAGGTGTTCTTCGAGGAATGGGGCGACGGCGAGGAGCGGGTGTGGCTTCCGCTGTTCCGGCCGCGCACCAGTACACCGGCCGGCTGA
- a CDS encoding Gfo/Idh/MocA family protein, translating into MTLRVGIIGVGWGSHVQVPGFRAADGFEPVALCARNPEKLGKIAAKVGIDDTSTDWRSFVTRDDLDVISVATPTALHHDMTIAALEAGKAVLCEKPLANNLEEARDMISAARQAGRPTAVCFENRWNPDWLAVTDRVRSGFLGTPYLARVSRSAAYWHPSHPPQARWMYDREQGGGYLAGMLVHDLDFVCSLLGRPESVCAEVRTTEPERRLPDGEVIKVTADDTAALLLRMQSGVTAILSISVMGAHADHYRLELFGSDGTIIGDGDLRASRYQAGAAADDGLDTLPVSDRAPAHPEGLPKGLAGHAARAMALMLEDWLPAFHGGQSTAPTFEDGFVSLAIIDAARRSAEGGGWERVPAS; encoded by the coding sequence ATGACACTGCGGGTCGGCATCATCGGGGTCGGATGGGGCAGCCATGTCCAGGTGCCCGGGTTCCGGGCGGCGGACGGGTTCGAGCCCGTCGCGCTGTGCGCCCGAAACCCGGAGAAGCTCGGAAAGATCGCCGCCAAGGTCGGTATCGACGACACCTCCACCGACTGGCGGTCGTTCGTCACCCGCGACGATCTCGACGTGATCTCGGTGGCCACGCCCACCGCGCTGCACCACGACATGACGATCGCGGCGCTGGAGGCCGGCAAGGCGGTGCTGTGTGAGAAACCGTTGGCCAACAACCTCGAGGAGGCCCGCGACATGATCAGCGCCGCCCGGCAGGCGGGCCGGCCGACCGCGGTGTGCTTCGAGAACCGGTGGAACCCCGACTGGTTGGCCGTCACCGACCGGGTCCGGTCCGGGTTCCTGGGCACCCCGTACCTCGCGCGGGTCAGCCGAAGTGCGGCCTACTGGCATCCCAGCCACCCGCCGCAGGCGCGTTGGATGTACGACCGCGAGCAGGGCGGCGGGTATCTGGCCGGAATGCTGGTGCACGATCTGGACTTCGTCTGCAGCCTGCTCGGCCGGCCGGAGTCGGTGTGCGCGGAGGTGCGCACCACCGAGCCGGAGCGCCGACTGCCCGACGGCGAGGTCATCAAGGTCACCGCCGACGACACCGCCGCGCTGTTGCTGCGGATGCAGTCGGGGGTGACCGCGATCCTGAGCATCTCGGTGATGGGCGCCCACGCCGACCACTACCGCCTGGAGTTGTTCGGCTCCGACGGCACCATCATCGGCGATGGGGACCTGCGTGCCAGCCGCTACCAGGCCGGTGCGGCCGCCGACGACGGGCTGGACACACTGCCGGTGAGCGACCGGGCCCCGGCGCACCCGGAGGGCCTGCCCAAGGGCCTGGCGGGCCACGCCGCCCGCGCGATGGCGCTGATGCTCGAGGACTGGCTGCCGGCATTCCACGGCGGACAGAGCACCGCGCCGACGTTCGAGGACGGGTTCGTGAGCCTGGCCATCATCGACGCCGCCCGCCGGTCCGCCGAGGGCGGCGGCTGGGAACGGGTGCCGGCGAGCTGA
- a CDS encoding alpha/beta fold hydrolase encodes MPLPGLVLVHGGAHAGDCWDPTVAEVRRLSPRIPVLAVDLPGRAGKPGDLATATIGGWADSVIADIDAAGLADVVLVGHSMAGVTVPEVAARLGQTRVREIVLVTAFVPPQGRAIVDTLDGPLAPFARLAARFGGLFGGAFKPPNPILRYAFCNGMTPEQRRFNLSRLHKESIAIVAERVDRRGLSPDIPRTWVLTTRDRALSPASQQRSIDALGGVETIIRIDACHNVMISHPQQLARILVERCQRHTAIDHAG; translated from the coding sequence TTGCCGCTCCCCGGTCTGGTGCTGGTGCACGGCGGTGCGCACGCCGGCGACTGTTGGGATCCCACCGTCGCCGAGGTGCGCCGGTTGTCACCGCGGATTCCGGTGCTGGCCGTCGATCTGCCCGGTCGCGCCGGCAAACCCGGCGACCTGGCCACCGCGACGATCGGCGGCTGGGCCGACTCGGTGATCGCCGACATCGACGCCGCCGGGCTGGCCGATGTGGTCCTGGTGGGTCATTCGATGGCCGGGGTGACGGTGCCCGAGGTGGCCGCGCGGCTGGGGCAGACCCGGGTTCGGGAGATCGTGCTGGTCACCGCGTTCGTGCCGCCGCAGGGCCGCGCGATCGTCGATACCCTGGACGGGCCGCTGGCGCCGTTCGCCCGGCTGGCCGCCCGGTTCGGGGGCCTGTTCGGCGGGGCGTTCAAGCCGCCGAACCCGATCCTGCGCTACGCATTCTGCAACGGCATGACCCCCGAGCAGCGCCGGTTCAATCTGTCGCGGCTGCACAAGGAGTCGATCGCCATCGTCGCCGAACGCGTCGATCGCCGCGGCCTGTCACCCGACATTCCACGCACCTGGGTGCTCACCACCCGCGACCGTGCGCTCTCGCCGGCGTCGCAGCAGCGCAGCATCGACGCGCTCGGCGGCGTCGAGACGATCATCCGGATCGACGCCTGCCACAACGTGATGATCAGCCATCCGCAACAGCTGGCGCGGATTCTGGTCGAGCGCTGTCAGCGGCACACCGCGATCGATCACGCCGGTTAG
- a CDS encoding enoyl-CoA hydratase-related protein, which produces MSTISTERDGAILRITLNRPEKLNALDTPTLTELHRRLTEAADDSSVRVVALTGAGRAFSSGGDLSGKNTKGAVRAANLVVSTITRLPKPVVASVHGPAVGLGCPLALACDLVVAKRSAYFQLAFARVGLMLDGGASVLLPRAIGRARAARMAMTAEKVSAATAFDWVLVSHVVDDTAYEAELAAVTSALAAGPTQSFRWIKRAFAAATLSHLETVQAIDEEGQRMLVQSNDYRRGVEAFRAGRQPQFAGD; this is translated from the coding sequence GTGAGCACGATCTCGACCGAGCGTGACGGCGCGATCCTGCGCATCACGCTCAACCGGCCGGAGAAGCTCAACGCCCTCGACACCCCGACGCTCACCGAACTACACCGCAGGCTGACCGAGGCCGCCGACGACTCCTCGGTGCGGGTGGTTGCGCTCACCGGCGCCGGAAGGGCGTTCAGTTCCGGCGGCGACCTCAGCGGCAAGAACACCAAAGGCGCGGTGCGGGCAGCCAATCTGGTGGTCTCGACCATCACCCGGCTGCCCAAACCCGTGGTCGCCAGTGTGCACGGGCCGGCGGTCGGGCTGGGTTGTCCGCTGGCTCTGGCCTGCGACCTGGTGGTGGCCAAGCGGTCGGCGTACTTTCAGCTCGCATTCGCCCGCGTCGGGCTGATGCTGGACGGCGGCGCATCGGTGCTGCTGCCCCGCGCGATCGGCCGTGCCCGTGCCGCCCGCATGGCGATGACAGCTGAGAAGGTTTCGGCAGCAACGGCTTTCGACTGGGTCTTGGTCTCACATGTGGTCGACGACACTGCCTACGAGGCCGAGCTCGCCGCCGTCACCTCCGCACTCGCCGCAGGGCCGACCCAGTCGTTCCGCTGGATCAAGCGGGCTTTCGCCGCCGCCACCCTGTCGCACCTGGAGACGGTGCAGGCCATCGATGAGGAGGGCCAGCGCATGCTGGTGCAGTCGAACGACTACCGCCGCGGCGTGGAGGCGTTCCGAGCGGGCCGGCAGCCGCAGTTCGCCGGTGACTAA
- a CDS encoding ferredoxin — MKIRLDQSRCTGHAQCYAVSPELFPIDDAGYSCLEPHEVRPEDEQLVRDGVAACPEMALILEED; from the coding sequence ATGAAGATCCGACTCGACCAGTCTCGGTGCACCGGTCACGCCCAGTGTTACGCGGTGAGCCCGGAACTGTTCCCCATCGACGACGCCGGGTACAGCTGCCTCGAACCGCACGAGGTGCGCCCGGAGGACGAGCAGCTGGTGCGCGACGGCGTCGCCGCGTGCCCGGAGATGGCCCTGATCCTCGAGGAGGACTGA
- a CDS encoding lipoprotein LpqH, translating to MTHQMVGRCLAAATAVLLAGCTAKAPASVPPGVLVPGTAEISINGAQVGSTYDVQCSQTGPQLLIDTGDDAAGTHSMIRLDNAAILEFTQIRNVDGFTGSYWNGLGPEAEVQLNQNTFTITGVADGFAEDNPSARISQPFSIKVAC from the coding sequence GTGACGCATCAGATGGTCGGCCGGTGCCTGGCCGCCGCGACGGCGGTTCTGCTCGCCGGCTGCACAGCCAAGGCGCCGGCCAGTGTGCCGCCGGGTGTTCTGGTCCCCGGCACCGCCGAGATCTCGATCAACGGCGCGCAGGTGGGTTCGACCTACGACGTGCAGTGCTCACAGACCGGACCGCAACTGCTCATCGACACCGGCGATGACGCAGCCGGGACCCACTCGATGATCCGGCTGGACAACGCGGCGATCCTGGAATTCACCCAGATTCGCAACGTCGACGGGTTCACCGGCAGCTACTGGAACGGACTGGGGCCCGAGGCCGAGGTTCAGCTGAACCAGAACACCTTCACCATCACCGGTGTCGCCGACGGGTTCGCCGAAGACAACCCGAGTGCCCGTATTTCGCAACCGTTTTCGATTAAGGTAGCTTGCTGA
- a CDS encoding class I adenylate-forming enzyme family protein, with protein MAVEFTLGDIVVDNAHRHPEVIAYRQGERTLTHAGLFERARRLVSAMVAAGLRRQDRISILSRNSIEFGEVMAATQLSGIIMATVNFRLAPGEMRDAINRVRPKIVFVADEFADVIAELAPTLTGSPLLVCIGRGHPDLLDYEQFLACGCGDGLALQARPEDIACLIFTSGTTGASKCCILGQAEQHRVLFTMNGEMRSGSSDRILINMPMFHIGAIAMLGGVHARGGGVVLQQQFDPDEAVELIGRHRITIVHLAPVMLNALLNAVRDPGALESLHTVVYAAAPMTMNILQRALELMPTAGFLNLYGQTEAIVSGLPRELHTGDRPGAGEALRSVGFPFPGNKVRIVDDDGRELPVGEIGEIVVRSDTLFRGYWDDHAATLATLRDGWCHTGDVGRFDERGLLYLVDRKKDVIITGGENVYSPEVEDAISRMPEVAACAVVGAPDERWGEAVCAVVVPEPGQTVTLAAVQEFVRARLARYKAPRRLVIVPELPVLPSGKVDKKRLRAELAAAS; from the coding sequence ATGGCCGTCGAATTCACGTTGGGCGACATCGTCGTCGACAACGCGCACCGCCATCCCGAGGTGATCGCCTACCGGCAGGGGGAGCGCACACTCACCCACGCCGGGCTGTTCGAGCGGGCCCGCCGGCTGGTGTCGGCGATGGTGGCCGCCGGCCTGCGCCGCCAGGACCGTATCTCGATACTCAGCCGCAACAGCATCGAGTTCGGCGAGGTGATGGCCGCCACCCAGCTCAGCGGGATCATCATGGCGACGGTCAACTTCCGGCTCGCCCCCGGCGAGATGCGGGACGCGATCAACCGGGTGCGGCCGAAGATCGTATTCGTCGCCGACGAGTTCGCCGATGTGATCGCCGAACTCGCGCCCACCCTCACCGGCTCACCACTGCTGGTCTGCATCGGCCGCGGCCACCCCGACCTGCTCGACTACGAACAGTTCCTGGCCTGCGGTTGCGGCGACGGTCTCGCGCTGCAGGCCCGGCCCGAGGACATCGCCTGCCTGATCTTCACCAGCGGCACCACCGGTGCGTCGAAGTGCTGCATTCTCGGCCAGGCCGAACAGCATCGCGTGCTGTTCACGATGAACGGCGAAATGCGCAGCGGCTCAAGCGATCGGATCCTGATCAACATGCCGATGTTCCACATCGGCGCGATCGCGATGCTGGGCGGCGTGCACGCCCGCGGCGGCGGCGTGGTGCTGCAACAGCAGTTCGACCCCGACGAGGCCGTCGAACTGATCGGCCGCCACCGCATCACCATCGTGCACCTGGCCCCGGTCATGCTCAACGCGCTGCTTAACGCGGTACGCGACCCGGGCGCGCTGGAATCCCTGCACACCGTCGTCTACGCGGCCGCGCCGATGACGATGAACATCCTGCAGCGCGCACTGGAACTGATGCCGACGGCCGGGTTCCTGAACCTCTACGGGCAGACCGAGGCAATCGTGTCCGGACTGCCGCGCGAACTGCACACCGGCGACCGTCCGGGCGCTGGCGAGGCGCTGCGCTCCGTCGGATTCCCGTTCCCCGGCAACAAGGTGCGCATCGTCGACGACGACGGCCGGGAACTGCCGGTGGGGGAGATCGGCGAGATCGTGGTGCGGTCCGACACGCTGTTCCGCGGATACTGGGACGACCATGCCGCGACGCTGGCCACCCTGCGCGACGGCTGGTGCCACACCGGCGACGTCGGCCGATTCGACGAACGCGGACTGCTGTACCTCGTCGACCGCAAGAAGGACGTGATCATCACCGGCGGCGAGAACGTCTACTCACCCGAGGTCGAGGACGCGATCAGCCGGATGCCCGAGGTGGCGGCCTGCGCGGTGGTCGGCGCACCGGACGAACGCTGGGGCGAGGCGGTGTGCGCGGTGGTGGTCCCCGAGCCCGGGCAGACGGTGACGCTGGCGGCCGTGCAGGAGTTCGTGCGGGCGCGGCTGGCGCGCTACAAGGCGCCGCGCCGGCTGGTGATCGTGCCCGAACTTCCCGTACTGCCCAGCGGAAAGGTGGACAAGAAGCGGCTGCGGGCCGAGTTGGCGGCCGCGTCCTGA
- a CDS encoding thiolase family protein, producing the protein MANRGPFDGKAVITGAGKSQIGRRLGRTGLELTVEAVLRAIADAGLDIDDIDGIASYPGPGVPDPGFSGAGIVDVRNALGLRCRWYMSSLETAGQIGPAIEACMAVTLGLANHVVVFRSVWESTAAAQAGGGRASVLFGGGKLPPHLEWVAPFGALSAANWLAMPAQRYMHEFGLTREQLGAIAINARRNAARNPDAIYRDPLTMDDYLGARMISEPLCLYDCDVPCDGATAVVISRRDAAKGLPRHPLTVESVGPGMFERATWDQRADLTTMAAHDSAATLWQNTTLTPKDVDMAQIYDGFSFLTVMWLEALGFCEHGRVGEFIEGGERIALDGELPINTSGGQLSGGRLHGMGFLHEACVQMWGEGGERQAPKIPEVVAVGVGGGPVAGSMLLSSR; encoded by the coding sequence ATGGCGAACCGGGGTCCCTTCGACGGCAAGGCGGTGATCACCGGCGCCGGCAAATCCCAGATCGGCCGCCGGCTCGGCCGCACCGGCCTGGAACTGACCGTGGAGGCGGTGCTGCGCGCCATCGCCGACGCCGGGCTGGACATCGACGACATCGACGGCATCGCCAGCTATCCCGGTCCGGGTGTGCCCGATCCCGGCTTCTCCGGGGCCGGGATCGTGGACGTGCGCAACGCACTCGGACTGCGCTGCCGCTGGTACATGTCCTCGCTGGAGACCGCCGGCCAGATCGGCCCGGCCATCGAGGCCTGCATGGCCGTCACCCTGGGACTGGCCAACCATGTGGTGGTGTTCCGCTCGGTGTGGGAGTCCACCGCCGCGGCGCAGGCCGGCGGTGGCCGGGCCTCGGTGCTGTTCGGCGGCGGCAAACTGCCGCCACACCTGGAGTGGGTGGCACCGTTCGGCGCGTTGTCGGCCGCCAACTGGCTGGCCATGCCCGCCCAGCGGTACATGCACGAGTTCGGCCTGACCCGCGAACAGCTGGGGGCGATCGCGATCAACGCCCGCCGCAACGCCGCCCGCAATCCCGATGCGATCTACCGCGATCCGCTGACCATGGACGACTACCTCGGCGCGCGGATGATCTCCGAGCCGTTGTGCCTGTACGACTGCGACGTCCCGTGCGACGGGGCGACCGCTGTGGTGATCTCCCGCCGCGACGCCGCCAAGGGGCTGCCGCGCCACCCGCTGACCGTCGAATCGGTCGGCCCCGGGATGTTTGAACGGGCCACCTGGGATCAGCGCGCCGATCTGACCACCATGGCCGCCCACGACTCGGCCGCCACACTGTGGCAGAACACCACGCTGACCCCCAAAGACGTCGACATGGCGCAGATCTACGACGGGTTCTCCTTCCTGACCGTGATGTGGCTGGAGGCGCTCGGGTTCTGCGAACATGGCCGGGTGGGCGAGTTCATCGAGGGCGGCGAGCGGATCGCGCTCGACGGCGAGCTGCCGATCAACACCAGCGGTGGCCAGTTGTCCGGCGGCCGGCTGCACGGCATGGGTTTCCTGCACGAGGCATGCGTGCAGATGTGGGGTGAGGGCGGCGAACGCCAGGCGCCGAAGATCCCCGAAGTGGTCGCGGTCGGTGTGGGCGGCGGGCCGGTTGCCGGCTCGATGCTGCTGAGCAGCAGGTGA
- a CDS encoding MaoC family dehydratase, whose amino-acid sequence MKTIGSVDEALAAVGSELGVSEWFDIDQQRIDAFADVTLDHQWIHVDVERARTESPYRATIAHGFLTLSLLPALSKDNYRVENARMGLNYGLNKVRFLSPVKVGSRIRVRSELVDATTPADNTVNLTVRHTVEIDGVDKPAAVADLISRWVF is encoded by the coding sequence ATGAAGACGATAGGGTCGGTCGACGAGGCGCTGGCCGCTGTCGGGTCCGAGCTCGGGGTCAGCGAGTGGTTCGACATCGATCAGCAGCGCATCGACGCGTTCGCCGACGTGACCCTTGATCACCAGTGGATCCACGTCGACGTCGAGCGGGCCCGGACCGAGAGCCCGTACCGGGCGACGATCGCCCACGGCTTCCTTACCCTGTCACTGCTGCCGGCGCTCAGCAAGGACAACTACCGGGTCGAGAACGCCAGGATGGGCCTCAACTACGGGCTCAACAAGGTGCGGTTCCTGTCGCCGGTGAAGGTCGGCAGCCGCATCCGGGTGCGCTCCGAGCTCGTCGACGCGACCACACCCGCCGACAACACCGTGAACCTGACCGTGCGCCACACCGTCGAGATCGACGGGGTGGACAAACCCGCCGCGGTGGCCGACCTGATCTCCCGGTGGGTGTTCTGA
- a CDS encoding thiolase family protein has protein sequence MAKTAPRAAIVAAARTAIGTARKGTLANMTAVELAKPVTKAAVERSGLAPADFDDFILAEVLQGGGDSARYIAVDLGLLDIPGMAVNRQCASSLSAIAVGAGQIAAGMSRAVLAGGMESASTAPMLRKRKPFTAGKSPEDYDDPWFPFSHPPTEDAPAVDMSITVAHNCAVQYGITREDQDKWALRSHQRAIKAIDAGSFVDEIVPIEVPQADGSTITFAVDEHPRRDTSLEILAGLKVLHPEIEGFTVTAGNSSGVNDAAAVVALTAPDAASDPLGYILSWAQVGIEPNRTGSGPIYAIPKALELAGLTLRDVALFEINEAFAAQAVACARQLELDEEIVNVYGSGISLGHPIAATGARMVTSAVHELRRRGGGIGVLSMCAGGGMGAAMVIEVK, from the coding sequence ATGGCGAAAACGGCACCCCGGGCCGCGATCGTGGCGGCGGCACGCACCGCGATCGGCACCGCACGCAAGGGCACGCTGGCCAACATGACCGCCGTCGAACTGGCCAAACCGGTCACGAAGGCGGCCGTGGAACGCTCCGGCCTGGCCCCGGCGGACTTCGACGACTTCATCCTCGCCGAGGTATTGCAGGGCGGCGGGGACAGCGCCCGCTACATCGCCGTGGACCTCGGACTGCTCGACATCCCGGGCATGGCGGTCAACCGACAGTGCGCCTCCAGCCTGTCGGCGATCGCGGTCGGCGCCGGCCAGATCGCCGCCGGGATGAGCCGCGCGGTACTGGCCGGGGGCATGGAATCCGCCTCGACCGCGCCGATGCTGCGCAAGCGCAAGCCGTTCACCGCCGGCAAGTCGCCCGAGGACTACGACGACCCGTGGTTCCCGTTCTCCCATCCGCCGACCGAGGACGCACCGGCCGTCGACATGTCGATCACGGTCGCGCACAACTGCGCCGTGCAGTACGGCATCACCCGCGAGGACCAGGACAAGTGGGCGCTGCGCAGCCATCAGCGCGCGATCAAGGCCATCGACGCCGGATCGTTCGTCGACGAGATCGTGCCCATCGAGGTGCCCCAGGCCGACGGATCGACGATCACGTTCGCCGTCGACGAGCACCCGCGCCGCGACACCTCGCTGGAGATCCTGGCCGGGCTGAAGGTGCTGCACCCGGAGATCGAGGGCTTCACCGTGACCGCGGGGAACTCCTCCGGCGTCAACGACGCGGCCGCGGTGGTGGCGCTGACCGCCCCGGACGCGGCGTCGGACCCGCTCGGCTACATCCTGTCCTGGGCGCAGGTCGGCATCGAACCGAATCGCACCGGCAGCGGGCCGATCTACGCGATTCCGAAGGCGCTCGAGCTGGCCGGGCTGACCCTGCGGGACGTGGCCCTGTTCGAGATCAACGAGGCGTTCGCGGCGCAGGCCGTGGCGTGCGCCCGCCAACTCGAACTCGACGAGGAGATCGTCAACGTCTACGGCTCCGGCATCAGCCTGGGCCATCCCATCGCGGCGACCGGCGCCCGGATGGTGACCTCCGCGGTCCACGAGCTGCGCCGCCGCGGCGGAGGAATCGGTGTGCTGTCGATGTGCGCCGGCGGTGGCATGGGCGCGGCAATGGTTATCGAGGTGAAGTGA
- a CDS encoding Zn-ribbon domain-containing OB-fold protein: protein MTQLIAENVFRVDGDRAVLLGSRRKSTGVVKFPAERPELFDANPAIQSDIEPMELSTEGTLYTYTTQEFPPPLPYKGKRSPEEFTPYIVGFIELPEKVLVEALIVGATAAELSIGQKMVSTTTVFETESGEQYLTYAFRPA, encoded by the coding sequence ATGACGCAACTGATCGCCGAGAACGTGTTCCGAGTCGACGGCGACCGCGCGGTGCTGCTCGGCTCCCGCCGCAAGTCGACCGGTGTGGTGAAGTTCCCGGCCGAACGGCCGGAGTTGTTCGACGCCAACCCGGCCATCCAGTCCGATATCGAGCCGATGGAACTGTCCACCGAGGGAACGCTGTACACCTACACCACGCAGGAGTTCCCGCCGCCGCTGCCGTACAAGGGCAAGCGCTCGCCCGAGGAGTTCACGCCCTACATCGTCGGGTTCATCGAACTCCCCGAGAAGGTGTTGGTCGAGGCGCTGATCGTCGGCGCCACGGCCGCGGAATTGTCGATCGGGCAGAAGATGGTCAGCACCACCACGGTGTTCGAGACCGAATCGGGCGAACAGTACCTCACCTACGCGTTCCGTCCGGCCTAG